From the genome of Virgibacillus proomii, one region includes:
- a CDS encoding metal ABC transporter ATP-binding protein, whose product MREKIVSIKNVSFTYENKKVLENIYFTIPKGSFVGLIGPNGGGKTTLIKLILGLEKPDTGSIELFGESVNKFSAWNKIGYVSQKANTFNKGFPATVFEVVSMGLTAKIGYLKFFTRKHKEKIYQALKQVDMEAYTHENIGNLSGGQQQRIFIARSLVSEPELLILDEPTVGVDRKNVQRFYDLLDRLNQKQGITMLMVTHDTGTITEQATHIACLNKTLHFHGKRAEYKSLPEKDLSQLYGHQVNIVKHDH is encoded by the coding sequence ATGAGGGAAAAGATCGTATCAATCAAAAATGTTAGCTTCACCTATGAAAACAAAAAAGTATTGGAGAATATTTACTTTACCATCCCTAAGGGTTCATTTGTGGGGCTAATCGGTCCAAACGGCGGAGGTAAAACAACTCTCATTAAACTAATTCTTGGTTTAGAAAAGCCTGATACGGGATCTATTGAGCTTTTTGGTGAATCAGTGAACAAATTTTCTGCTTGGAATAAAATCGGCTATGTTTCACAAAAAGCGAATACATTTAATAAGGGGTTCCCTGCTACCGTATTCGAAGTTGTCTCTATGGGATTAACTGCAAAAATTGGCTATTTAAAATTTTTCACACGTAAGCATAAAGAAAAAATATATCAAGCGCTTAAACAAGTAGATATGGAAGCTTATACACATGAAAATATTGGTAATTTATCAGGGGGACAGCAACAGCGTATTTTTATAGCCAGATCTCTCGTTAGTGAGCCTGAATTATTAATCTTAGATGAACCGACTGTAGGAGTGGATCGTAAAAACGTTCAACGATTTTATGATCTGCTTGATCGATTAAACCAAAAGCAGGGAATTACGATGTTAATGGTTACGCATGATACCGGAACAATAACTGAACAGGCTACACATATCGCATGCCTTAATAAAACATTACATTTTCATGGTAAGCGGGCTGAATATAAATCGTTACCTGAAAAAGACCTGTCTCAACTATACGGACATCAAGTAAATATTGTTAAACACGATCATTAA
- a CDS encoding metal ABC transporter solute-binding protein, Zn/Mn family: protein MKKLFILIILFGILNFILMGCTKSTSQPKNNSDLTIYTSIYPLQFAVEQIGGETVKVNSIYPPGVDAHTYEPASKDVTDIAKSDAFIYMGAGLEGFAESIADALAREDVTLVEIGKHESLFAAANTHKNRPSHDKSSLSHDDEHSLPHEKINHSHDDEHDHSHDGHDHGGHDPHIWLDPLRMMEMSEIIKNQLVKLNPEQQALYNQNFKQLKKQLIKLDRDFQQVLHAKENKHILVSHAAYGYWEERYGLEQIAISGISSSNEPSQKDLVHIIEQAKQYKLDYLIFEQNSSNRIAEIIQKHMDATAVTIHNLSTRTEKDIRNNEDYLSLMKQNLLILDKVTK, encoded by the coding sequence GTGAAAAAGTTGTTCATATTGATAATTTTGTTTGGCATACTAAATTTTATTTTAATGGGTTGCACGAAAAGTACTTCACAGCCAAAGAATAATTCTGATTTAACTATATATACTTCCATCTATCCCTTACAATTTGCAGTTGAACAAATTGGCGGGGAAACTGTAAAAGTAAATTCTATCTATCCCCCAGGTGTGGATGCACATACGTATGAACCTGCTTCAAAAGACGTTACCGATATCGCGAAAAGCGATGCATTTATTTATATGGGAGCAGGCTTAGAAGGCTTTGCTGAAAGTATTGCAGATGCCTTAGCCAGAGAAGATGTAACCCTTGTTGAAATTGGAAAACACGAATCATTATTTGCTGCTGCTAATACGCATAAGAATAGACCGTCTCATGACAAGAGTAGTCTTTCTCACGATGATGAGCATAGCCTGCCTCATGAAAAGATTAATCATTCTCACGATGATGAACACGATCATTCTCATGATGGTCATGATCACGGAGGTCATGACCCACATATTTGGTTGGATCCGTTACGAATGATGGAGATGTCGGAAATTATTAAAAATCAATTAGTCAAATTAAATCCGGAGCAACAAGCATTGTATAACCAAAACTTTAAACAACTCAAAAAACAATTAATAAAGTTAGATCGTGATTTTCAACAAGTGTTACATGCTAAAGAAAACAAGCATATTCTTGTTTCTCACGCTGCATATGGGTATTGGGAAGAACGTTATGGATTAGAGCAAATCGCTATTAGCGGCATATCTTCCAGCAATGAGCCTTCCCAAAAAGATTTAGTCCATATTATTGAACAAGCAAAACAATACAAGCTCGATTATTTGATTTTTGAACAAAACAGTTCTAATCGCATTGCCGAGATCATTCAAAAACATATGGACGCAACAGCAGTAACGATTCATAACTTATCCACACGAACAGAAAAAGACATTCGTAATAATGAAGATTATCTTTCATTAATGAAACAAAATTTGCTTATTCTTGATAAAGTAACAAAATGA
- a CDS encoding 3-hydroxyacyl-CoA dehydrogenase/enoyl-CoA hydratase family protein: MKQSIRRAAVLGSGIMGSGIAAHLANIGIPTLMLDIVPKQLTKEEEQKGLTLKDPIVRNRIAAQSKKALLKQKPSPITTKESLDLIEIGNMEDDMERLADVDWIIEVVVENLEIKKNVLANIDKYRKQGTIVSSNTSGVSIEAMSIECSEDFRKNFLGTHFFNPPRYMKLLEIIPTKDTEPQVLEFMKRFGEDVLGKGVVIAKDTPNFIANRIGTYGLLVTVQEMLKGKYSVGEVDSVTGPLIGRPKSATFRTLDVVGLDTFINVAHNVFEQVEGSEKKLFSVPSFMLKMKEKGWLGAKSGQGFYLKKKDKAGSTIYELNPETLEYEDRNKLKTAAIEMAKQQKDSHRKLKTLLSQKGDLAGDLVWSILKPVLIYSAELTGEIADDILAIDNAMKWGFGWEHGPFETWDAIGLRASVERMQAEGEKIPDWVLQLLADGNESFYKKDNGNVYYYDKGTYKQNVVNKKEINLRLLKDVQGVIKKNTGASLIDLGDGVACLEFHSKSNAIGLDIIQMVNFAIEEVDKNFEGLVIGNQGKNFCVGANLAMMLMEAQDDNFFELDMVIRHFQNMTMEIKYANKPVVVAPFNITVGGGAEVTLPAASIQASAETYMGLVEFGVGLIPGGGGTKELYLKQLRQLPKGIKFDLSKVANDVFEKVATAKVSTSAAEAREYGFLDQGDRISVNADHLLHDAKENVLALVNSGYRPPKPEKIPVVGDAGYAAMVLGAKNLYLSGYASEHDLKIAEKLAYVLSGGRIKEGTEIDEQAMLDLEREAFLSLIGEPKTQQRMQHMLLKGKPLRN; encoded by the coding sequence ATGAAGCAATCAATCAGGCGTGCTGCTGTTTTAGGCTCTGGAATCATGGGCTCTGGAATTGCTGCTCACTTGGCTAATATTGGTATTCCAACTTTAATGCTTGATATTGTACCAAAACAATTAACAAAGGAAGAAGAACAAAAGGGGCTAACGTTAAAAGATCCAATTGTACGTAATCGAATTGCTGCACAAAGTAAAAAAGCATTATTAAAGCAAAAGCCTTCACCAATTACAACAAAAGAAAGCCTTGATTTAATTGAAATCGGTAATATGGAAGATGATATGGAAAGGCTTGCTGACGTAGATTGGATTATCGAAGTGGTCGTTGAAAATTTAGAGATAAAGAAAAACGTACTAGCAAATATAGATAAATATCGAAAACAAGGAACTATTGTAAGTTCAAATACATCTGGTGTTTCTATTGAAGCAATGTCGATTGAGTGTTCCGAGGATTTTCGTAAAAATTTTCTCGGTACACATTTTTTTAACCCGCCACGCTATATGAAACTACTTGAAATTATACCGACAAAAGATACGGAACCTCAGGTACTCGAGTTTATGAAACGCTTTGGCGAGGATGTCTTAGGAAAAGGCGTTGTCATTGCAAAAGATACACCAAACTTTATTGCTAACCGCATTGGAACATATGGTTTGCTTGTAACCGTTCAAGAGATGCTTAAAGGAAAGTATAGTGTAGGGGAAGTAGATTCTGTAACTGGTCCATTGATAGGCAGACCAAAGAGTGCAACTTTTCGTACATTAGATGTAGTAGGTCTCGATACATTTATTAATGTGGCTCATAATGTTTTTGAACAAGTAGAAGGAAGCGAAAAGAAGTTATTTTCTGTTCCAAGCTTTATGTTGAAAATGAAGGAAAAAGGCTGGTTGGGTGCTAAAAGTGGCCAAGGTTTTTACCTGAAGAAAAAAGATAAAGCAGGGAGTACGATCTATGAGTTAAACCCAGAAACGTTGGAATATGAAGACCGAAATAAATTAAAAACCGCCGCTATAGAAATGGCGAAGCAGCAAAAAGACTCACATCGTAAATTGAAAACGCTTCTATCACAAAAAGGGGATCTAGCTGGTGACCTTGTTTGGTCAATATTAAAGCCGGTGCTTATCTACTCCGCTGAATTAACGGGAGAAATTGCAGATGATATATTAGCGATTGATAATGCAATGAAATGGGGCTTCGGTTGGGAGCATGGACCATTTGAAACATGGGATGCAATTGGACTGCGAGCATCTGTAGAAAGAATGCAGGCAGAGGGAGAGAAAATTCCTGATTGGGTCTTACAGCTTCTAGCTGATGGTAATGAATCATTTTATAAAAAAGATAATGGCAATGTGTACTACTATGATAAAGGAACGTATAAACAAAATGTGGTGAATAAAAAAGAAATTAATTTGCGTCTATTAAAAGATGTTCAAGGGGTCATTAAAAAGAATACTGGCGCTAGTTTAATAGATTTAGGAGATGGTGTTGCTTGTTTGGAGTTTCATTCCAAGAGCAATGCTATTGGGTTAGATATCATCCAAATGGTAAATTTTGCGATTGAAGAAGTAGATAAAAACTTTGAAGGACTGGTTATTGGTAACCAAGGAAAGAACTTTTGTGTTGGAGCGAACTTAGCGATGATGCTGATGGAAGCTCAAGATGATAACTTTTTTGAATTAGATATGGTCATTCGTCATTTTCAAAATATGACAATGGAAATTAAATATGCAAACAAACCGGTAGTTGTAGCACCATTTAATATTACAGTTGGCGGGGGGGCAGAAGTAACGTTACCGGCTGCATCTATCCAGGCTTCAGCAGAGACGTATATGGGACTAGTAGAATTTGGAGTTGGCTTAATTCCTGGTGGTGGTGGAACGAAGGAATTGTATTTAAAACAGCTTAGACAATTGCCAAAGGGAATTAAATTTGACTTATCAAAAGTCGCTAATGATGTTTTTGAAAAAGTGGCTACTGCTAAAGTATCAACTTCTGCCGCAGAAGCACGTGAATACGGTTTCTTAGATCAAGGGGATCGCATCAGTGTTAATGCTGACCATTTATTGCATGATGCAAAAGAAAATGTGTTAGCGCTTGTGAATTCAGGGTACCGTCCTCCAAAACCCGAAAAGATTCCAGTAGTTGGTGATGCTGGATATGCGGCAATGGTGCTGGGAGCAAAAAATCTATATCTAAGTGGATATGCATCCGAACATGATCTGAAAATTGCTGAAAAGCTGGCATATGTATTATCAGGTGGCAGAATCAAAGAGGGGACGGAAATTGATGAACAGGCAATGCTTGATTTAGAAAGAGAAGCGTTTCTGAGTCTAATCGGGGAGCCAAAAACACAACAGCGGATGCAACACATGTTATTAAAAGGAAAACCACTACGTAATTAA
- a CDS encoding acetyl-CoA C-acetyltransferase, with product MKEAVIVAGARTPVGKAKKGSLATSRPDDLAALTIKDTLKRAGGYDGNIDDVIIGCAMPEAEQGMNMARNIAGLAGLKHDVPGITINRYCSSGLQSIAYAAEQIMIGASDTIIAGGTESMSLIPMGGHVIKPNSTLVQDAPGYYMGMGHTAEEVANRFQISREAQDAFAVRSHERAAKAIEEGKFNDEIVPVEITHRFLNDKNKPQEKTITFSMDEGVRPDTSMEVLRKLRPAFHVKGTVTAGNSSQMSDGAASVLVMDHDKAEAEGLTPIVKFRSFAVAGVEPEIMGVGPIAAVPKALQIAGLELSDIGLFELNEAFASQAVRVIQELDLDIDKVNVNGGAIALGHPLGMTGTKLTLTLMHEMKRKQVQFGVVTMCIGGGMGAAGVFELI from the coding sequence GTGAAGGAAGCAGTAATTGTTGCAGGAGCAAGAACCCCTGTAGGGAAAGCAAAGAAAGGGTCGCTTGCTACTTCTCGTCCGGATGATTTAGCAGCATTAACGATAAAGGATACATTAAAACGTGCAGGCGGGTATGATGGGAATATTGATGATGTCATTATTGGATGTGCCATGCCAGAAGCAGAGCAAGGCATGAATATGGCAAGAAATATTGCGGGGTTAGCCGGTTTAAAGCATGATGTTCCGGGTATAACGATTAACCGTTATTGTTCTTCAGGTTTACAAAGCATTGCTTACGCTGCTGAGCAAATTATGATTGGGGCAAGTGATACGATCATTGCTGGCGGTACAGAATCAATGAGCCTCATCCCAATGGGCGGACATGTTATAAAACCAAACTCAACGTTAGTTCAAGATGCTCCGGGATATTATATGGGGATGGGACATACTGCAGAGGAAGTTGCCAATCGCTTTCAAATTTCTAGAGAAGCTCAAGATGCGTTCGCTGTAAGGAGTCATGAACGAGCTGCAAAAGCGATTGAAGAAGGGAAATTTAACGACGAAATTGTACCTGTAGAAATAACGCATCGCTTCCTTAATGATAAAAACAAGCCACAAGAAAAAACGATTACATTTTCCATGGATGAAGGAGTTCGTCCGGACACCTCGATGGAAGTGCTGAGAAAGCTGAGACCGGCGTTTCATGTGAAAGGAACAGTAACCGCTGGAAATTCTTCGCAAATGAGTGATGGAGCAGCTTCGGTATTAGTGATGGATCATGATAAAGCTGAAGCAGAGGGGTTAACACCAATAGTTAAATTTAGATCGTTTGCTGTAGCAGGAGTAGAACCAGAGATTATGGGGGTAGGACCAATTGCCGCTGTTCCTAAGGCGCTACAAATTGCTGGACTTGAGTTATCGGATATCGGTCTGTTTGAATTAAATGAAGCGTTTGCTTCGCAAGCTGTACGTGTTATTCAAGAGCTGGACTTAGATATTGATAAAGTGAATGTAAATGGCGGAGCGATTGCACTTGGTCATCCATTAGGCATGACAGGCACGAAACTGACGCTTACCTTAATGCATGAGATGAAGCGCAAACAAGTTCAATTTGGGGTTGTTACGATGTGTATAGGTGGCGGCATGGGAGCAGCAGGGGTATTTGAACTGATCTAA
- a CDS encoding acyl-CoA dehydrogenase family protein gives MSETKEKVFKGGGFLVEDLTANDVITPEDFNDEHKMIAKTTAEFVAGEVLPKVDNLENHEFEYSVELLKKAGELGLLGADIPEEYGGLALDKISSSLITEKFARAGGFSVTHGAHVGIGTLPIVFFGSDKQKKKYLPKLATGELLAAYALTEPGSGSDALGAKATAKLNDAGTHYILNGEKQWITNSAFADVFIVYAKIDGEHFSAFIVEREFPGVSTGPEEKKMGIKSSSTRTLILEDAEVPVENLLGEKGRGHIIAFNILNVGRYKLAIGGVGGAKIGLELATKYVNERKQFNQPISSFSLTQEKLATMASETYANESAVYRTVGLFEQRMGALTEEQLNDGREVARAIAEYQIECSMNKYMCTELLDYVADEAVQLHGGYGFMQEYEVERMYRDSRINRIFEGTNEINRLLVPGTLLKKALKGELPLLQKAQSLQEELMMLMPEEVGTETLEQEKYLLKNAKKIVLMVAGLAAQKYMQQIEKEQEILVNLADMVAEVYNMESAILRTEKAIQKTGKEKNKQKLLYTQVYVQEAFNRIEADAKETLIAVEEGDTLRMLLSSLRKLTRHTPVNVIAKKREIAAVIIEEEKYVL, from the coding sequence ATGAGTGAAACAAAGGAAAAAGTATTTAAAGGCGGCGGTTTTTTAGTTGAAGATTTAACGGCAAATGATGTTATTACACCAGAGGATTTTAATGATGAGCATAAAATGATTGCCAAGACAACGGCAGAATTTGTTGCAGGTGAAGTGTTGCCAAAAGTCGATAACTTAGAAAATCATGAGTTTGAATATTCGGTGGAGTTATTGAAAAAAGCAGGAGAACTCGGATTATTGGGTGCGGACATACCTGAAGAATACGGGGGCTTGGCACTTGATAAAATCAGTTCTTCTTTGATCACCGAAAAATTTGCACGTGCGGGCGGTTTTTCTGTCACGCATGGTGCACATGTTGGTATTGGTACATTACCAATCGTATTCTTCGGAAGTGATAAGCAAAAAAAGAAGTATTTGCCAAAGCTTGCGACGGGTGAATTGCTAGCTGCATATGCATTAACAGAGCCTGGTTCAGGGTCAGATGCTTTAGGAGCAAAAGCAACAGCAAAGTTAAATGATGCTGGAACACATTATATTCTAAATGGGGAAAAGCAGTGGATTACGAACTCTGCATTTGCAGATGTATTTATTGTCTACGCTAAAATTGATGGGGAACATTTTTCAGCATTTATTGTTGAAAGAGAATTTCCGGGCGTTTCAACTGGACCTGAAGAAAAGAAGATGGGAATAAAAAGTTCTTCTACACGTACTTTAATTTTAGAAGATGCTGAGGTTCCGGTTGAAAATTTACTGGGTGAAAAAGGACGCGGACACATCATTGCATTTAATATTTTAAATGTGGGTCGTTATAAGCTGGCAATTGGTGGTGTCGGCGGGGCTAAAATAGGTTTGGAATTAGCAACCAAATATGTGAATGAACGTAAACAATTTAATCAGCCGATTTCCAGCTTTTCATTAACACAGGAAAAGCTGGCTACGATGGCTAGTGAAACGTATGCTAATGAGAGTGCTGTTTATCGTACGGTTGGTTTATTTGAGCAGCGGATGGGTGCACTTACAGAGGAACAACTAAATGATGGGAGAGAGGTTGCTAGAGCAATTGCTGAGTACCAAATTGAATGTTCCATGAACAAATATATGTGTACGGAGTTGCTTGATTATGTAGCAGATGAAGCTGTACAATTACATGGCGGCTATGGATTTATGCAAGAGTATGAAGTTGAGCGTATGTACCGCGATTCACGAATTAACCGTATCTTTGAGGGAACGAACGAAATAAACCGTTTGCTAGTTCCTGGCACACTATTGAAAAAAGCATTAAAAGGTGAGCTGCCACTTTTACAAAAAGCTCAAAGCCTGCAAGAAGAATTAATGATGCTTATGCCAGAAGAAGTAGGTACGGAAACATTGGAACAAGAAAAGTATTTATTAAAAAATGCGAAGAAAATTGTATTAATGGTCGCTGGGTTAGCGGCGCAAAAGTATATGCAGCAGATCGAAAAGGAGCAAGAGATTCTAGTAAACTTGGCTGATATGGTTGCTGAAGTTTACAATATGGAGTCTGCCATCCTTCGTACCGAAAAGGCAATACAAAAAACAGGGAAAGAAAAGAATAAGCAGAAGCTCCTTTACACACAAGTTTATGTTCAAGAAGCATTTAACCGAATTGAAGCGGATGCAAAAGAAACATTAATCGCTGTAGAAGAAGGAGATACATTACGAATGTTGCTTTCTTCTTTACGCAAACTAACAAGACACACACCTGTAAACGTTATAGCGAAAAAGCGCGAGATTGCTGCTGTAATTATTGAAGAAGAAAAATATGTACTGTAA